In Zea mays cultivar B73 chromosome 7, Zm-B73-REFERENCE-NAM-5.0, whole genome shotgun sequence, the following proteins share a genomic window:
- the LOC100383907 gene encoding homeobox-leucine zipper protein ROC6 isoform X2, whose product MEKEEQQANDYTDEDTDYTDDEEEDYNDDEDYTPEPETASKRQKRHTLEQIRELRAAYQRCDHPDAPTRRALGAKIGLEGRQVQYWFQNQRSQTQAKALAQNNRVVQQENAALMAENASLRHAILTGSCLACGGATTAAAPAELPPESRRLVAENARLRGEYARATALLNQILLSAPAPPGPAAAAVVVSSSSVARPVADRAARLRGHAEAAMDQFLLLATKGEPLWLPTTPDGEALNYQLGYKHKKALPVHHGLCPDEFVMEASRATGVVRASATYLVATLTDARRWSEMFPSVVASVTARRDAAISGGVFGSHIQLMNAELQVHSPRLLNRSINFLRYTKRVAEGRWAVMDVSVDGILGPPGSRVADAAAAAAAANGVTLVPAWYTGCRLLPSGCLVEDMRNGYCKVTWVVHAEYDETTVPTMFRPLFRSGKALGAHRWLASLQRQCEFLAVLHSSQVSRGGDNTAAISSMGKRGVLELAQRMVADFYSAVSGPVTQPSSSIDEWYGSAGAGARRTDTAVRMVTSKKAGTVADLVLSASTTVWLPNTPPQLVFRYLRDDQRRGEWDAFFASSAAVTELCSVPTGHLNGNAVSVLYSNVTDGTDRKKTLILQEACTDASCSMVVYAPVEEDSMRAVMNGGDHASVFLLPSGFAVLPDGHGRARHAPSSSSSTPVGCDDTTAGSLLTVACQALVPGSSPSDNRAAPGAFDDVGKLLCRALEKIKAAVKTDIVTPA is encoded by the exons ATGGAGAAAGAAGAGCAGCAGGCCAATGATTATACCGACGAGGACACTGATTACactgatgatgaggaggaggactaCAACGACGACGAGGACTACACTCCAGAGCCCGAGACGGCGTCCAAACGCCAGAAGCGCCACACCCTGGAGCAGATTCGGGAACTCAGAGC TGCATACCAACGGTGTGACCACCCAGATGCGCCGACACGCCGCGCGCTCGGCGCAAAGATTGGCCTGGAGGGCAGGCAGGTGCAGTACTGGTTCCAGAACCAACGCTCCCAGACGCAG GCGAAGGCCCTGGCGCAGAACAACAGGGTGGTCCAGCAGGAGAACGCCGCGCTGATGGCCGAGAACGCGTCGCTCCGGCACGCCATACTGACCGGGTCCTGCCTCGCATGCGGCGGcgcgacgacggcggcggcgcccgccgaGCTGCCGCCGGAGAGCAGGCGCCTGGTGGCGGAGAACGCGCGGCTCAGGGGCGAGTACGCGCGCGCCACCGCGCTGCTCAACCAGATCCTGCTCTCGGCGCCGGCGCCCCCAGGCCCAGCAGCAGCGGCAGTCGTCGTCTCCTCCAGCTCCGTCGCCCGCCCCGTGGCCGACCGCGCCGCTCGGCTCCGCGGCCACGCGGAGGCCGCCATGGACCAGTTCCTGCTGCTCGCCACCAAGGGGGAGCCGCTGTGGCTGCCCACCACCCCCGACGGGGAGGCGCTCAACTACCAGCTGGGGTACAAGCACAAGAAAGCACTCCCGGTGCACCACGGGCTCTGCCCGGACGAGTTCGTCATGGAGGCCTCCAGGGCCACTGGCGTCGTCAGAGCCTCTGCCACCTACCTCGTCGCCACGCTTACAGACGCG AGGCGCTGGTCCGAGATGTTCCCCAGCGTCGTGGCGAGTGTGACCGCCAGGAGGGACGCAGCCATCTCCGGCGGCGTTTTCGGCTCGCATATTCAGCTG ATGAACGCGGAGCTGCAGGTGCATTCGCCGCGTCTGCTCAACCGCAGCATCAACTTCTTGAGGTACACCAAGCGGGTGGCGGAGGGGCGGTGGGCGGTGATGGACGTGTCCGTGGACGGCATCCTTGGACCGCCAGGCAGCCGCGTCgctgacgccgccgccgccgctgccgctgcaaACGGCGTCACTCTTGTGCCGGCATGGTACACGGGCTGCAGGCTGCTGCCGTCCGGCTGCCTCGTTGAGGACATGCGCAATGGCTACTGCAAG GTCACATGGGTTGTCCACGCGGAGTACGACGAGACCACCGTGCCAACGATGTTCAGGCCACTGTTCCGCTCTGGGAAGGCTCTCGGCGCGCACCGTTGGCTCGCGTCGCTGCAGAGGCAGTGCGAGTTCCTCGCTGTCCTGCACTCCAGCCAGGTCTCCAGAGGCGGCGACAACACAG CCGCCATTTCGTCGATGGGGAAGAGAGGGGTCCTGGAGCTGGCCCAGCGCATGGTGGCGGATTTCTACTCGGCTGTGTCTGGTCCCGTCACCCAGCCGTCGAGCAGCATCGACGAGTGGTACGgcagcgccggcgccggcgccaggAGGACCGACACCGCCGTGCGCATGGTGACCTCGAAGAAAGCCGGCACCGTGGCCGACCTTGTGCTGAGCGCCAGCACCACGGTTTGGCTGCCGAACACTCCGCCGCAGCTCGTGTTCCGTTACCTCCGCGACGACCAGCGCCGTGGCGAGTGGGACGCCTTCTTCGCCAGTAGCGCAGCGGTGACGGAGCTCTGCTCTGTGCCCACGGGCCATCTCAATGGCAACGCTGTCTCCGTCCTCTACTCCAAT GTTACCGATGGAACCGACCGCAAGAAGACGCTGATCCTGCAGGAGGCGTGCACGGACGCGTCCTGCTCCATGGTGGTCTACGCTCCGGTCGAAGAGGATTCCATGCGCGCGGTCATGAACGGTGGCGACCACGCCTCCGTCTTCCTGTTGCCGTCGGGGTTCGCCGTCCTTCCGGACGGCCACGGCAGGGCTCGCCACGCCCCGAGCTCCTCCTCCAGCACACCCGTCGGCTGCGACGACACCACTGCTGGGTCCCTGCTCACCGTGGCATGTCAGGCGCTGGTGCCCGGCTCATCCCCGTCTGACAACCGCGCTGCCCCAGGGGCCTTCGACGACGTTGGCAAGCTGCTCTGTCGTGCACTGGAGAAGATCAAGGCTGCCGTCAAGACCGACATCGTCACCCCAGCTTGA
- the LOC100383907 gene encoding Homeobox-leucine zipper protein ROC6 has product MEKEEQQANDYTDEDTDYTDDEEEDYNDDEDYTPEPETASKRQKRHTLEQIRELRAAYQRCDHPDAPTRRALGAKIGLEGRQVQYWFQNQRSQTQAKALAQNNRVVQQENAALMAENASLRHAILTGSCLACGGATTAAAPAELPPESRRLVAENARLRGEYARATALLNQILLSAPAPPGPAAAAVVVSSSSVARPVADRAARLRGHAEAAMDQFLLLATKGEPLWLPTTPDGEALNYQLGYKHKKALPVHHGLCPDEFVMEASRATGVVRASATYLVATLTDARRWSEMFPSVVASVTARRDAAISGGVFGSHIQLMNAELQVHSPRLLNRSINFLRYTKRVAEGRWAVMDVSVDGILGPPGSRVADAAAAAAAANGVTLVPAWYTGCRLLPSGCLVEDMRNGYCKVTWVVHAEYDETTVPTMFRPLFRSGKALGAHRWLASLQRQCEFLAVLHSSQVSRGGDNTAAAISSMGKRGVLELAQRMVADFYSAVSGPVTQPSSSIDEWYGSAGAGARRTDTAVRMVTSKKAGTVADLVLSASTTVWLPNTPPQLVFRYLRDDQRRGEWDAFFASSAAVTELCSVPTGHLNGNAVSVLYSNVTDGTDRKKTLILQEACTDASCSMVVYAPVEEDSMRAVMNGGDHASVFLLPSGFAVLPDGHGRARHAPSSSSSTPVGCDDTTAGSLLTVACQALVPGSSPSDNRAAPGAFDDVGKLLCRALEKIKAAVKTDIVTPA; this is encoded by the exons ATGGAGAAAGAAGAGCAGCAGGCCAATGATTATACCGACGAGGACACTGATTACactgatgatgaggaggaggactaCAACGACGACGAGGACTACACTCCAGAGCCCGAGACGGCGTCCAAACGCCAGAAGCGCCACACCCTGGAGCAGATTCGGGAACTCAGAGC TGCATACCAACGGTGTGACCACCCAGATGCGCCGACACGCCGCGCGCTCGGCGCAAAGATTGGCCTGGAGGGCAGGCAGGTGCAGTACTGGTTCCAGAACCAACGCTCCCAGACGCAG GCGAAGGCCCTGGCGCAGAACAACAGGGTGGTCCAGCAGGAGAACGCCGCGCTGATGGCCGAGAACGCGTCGCTCCGGCACGCCATACTGACCGGGTCCTGCCTCGCATGCGGCGGcgcgacgacggcggcggcgcccgccgaGCTGCCGCCGGAGAGCAGGCGCCTGGTGGCGGAGAACGCGCGGCTCAGGGGCGAGTACGCGCGCGCCACCGCGCTGCTCAACCAGATCCTGCTCTCGGCGCCGGCGCCCCCAGGCCCAGCAGCAGCGGCAGTCGTCGTCTCCTCCAGCTCCGTCGCCCGCCCCGTGGCCGACCGCGCCGCTCGGCTCCGCGGCCACGCGGAGGCCGCCATGGACCAGTTCCTGCTGCTCGCCACCAAGGGGGAGCCGCTGTGGCTGCCCACCACCCCCGACGGGGAGGCGCTCAACTACCAGCTGGGGTACAAGCACAAGAAAGCACTCCCGGTGCACCACGGGCTCTGCCCGGACGAGTTCGTCATGGAGGCCTCCAGGGCCACTGGCGTCGTCAGAGCCTCTGCCACCTACCTCGTCGCCACGCTTACAGACGCG AGGCGCTGGTCCGAGATGTTCCCCAGCGTCGTGGCGAGTGTGACCGCCAGGAGGGACGCAGCCATCTCCGGCGGCGTTTTCGGCTCGCATATTCAGCTG ATGAACGCGGAGCTGCAGGTGCATTCGCCGCGTCTGCTCAACCGCAGCATCAACTTCTTGAGGTACACCAAGCGGGTGGCGGAGGGGCGGTGGGCGGTGATGGACGTGTCCGTGGACGGCATCCTTGGACCGCCAGGCAGCCGCGTCgctgacgccgccgccgccgctgccgctgcaaACGGCGTCACTCTTGTGCCGGCATGGTACACGGGCTGCAGGCTGCTGCCGTCCGGCTGCCTCGTTGAGGACATGCGCAATGGCTACTGCAAG GTCACATGGGTTGTCCACGCGGAGTACGACGAGACCACCGTGCCAACGATGTTCAGGCCACTGTTCCGCTCTGGGAAGGCTCTCGGCGCGCACCGTTGGCTCGCGTCGCTGCAGAGGCAGTGCGAGTTCCTCGCTGTCCTGCACTCCAGCCAGGTCTCCAGAGGCGGCGACAACACAG CAGCCGCCATTTCGTCGATGGGGAAGAGAGGGGTCCTGGAGCTGGCCCAGCGCATGGTGGCGGATTTCTACTCGGCTGTGTCTGGTCCCGTCACCCAGCCGTCGAGCAGCATCGACGAGTGGTACGgcagcgccggcgccggcgccaggAGGACCGACACCGCCGTGCGCATGGTGACCTCGAAGAAAGCCGGCACCGTGGCCGACCTTGTGCTGAGCGCCAGCACCACGGTTTGGCTGCCGAACACTCCGCCGCAGCTCGTGTTCCGTTACCTCCGCGACGACCAGCGCCGTGGCGAGTGGGACGCCTTCTTCGCCAGTAGCGCAGCGGTGACGGAGCTCTGCTCTGTGCCCACGGGCCATCTCAATGGCAACGCTGTCTCCGTCCTCTACTCCAAT GTTACCGATGGAACCGACCGCAAGAAGACGCTGATCCTGCAGGAGGCGTGCACGGACGCGTCCTGCTCCATGGTGGTCTACGCTCCGGTCGAAGAGGATTCCATGCGCGCGGTCATGAACGGTGGCGACCACGCCTCCGTCTTCCTGTTGCCGTCGGGGTTCGCCGTCCTTCCGGACGGCCACGGCAGGGCTCGCCACGCCCCGAGCTCCTCCTCCAGCACACCCGTCGGCTGCGACGACACCACTGCTGGGTCCCTGCTCACCGTGGCATGTCAGGCGCTGGTGCCCGGCTCATCCCCGTCTGACAACCGCGCTGCCCCAGGGGCCTTCGACGACGTTGGCAAGCTGCTCTGTCGTGCACTGGAGAAGATCAAGGCTGCCGTCAAGACCGACATCGTCACCCCAGCTTGA